DNA from Colletotrichum higginsianum IMI 349063 chromosome 7 map unlocalized unitig_7, whole genome shotgun sequence:
GTGCTGGTGGGAGGATTCGGCCAGAGCGACTATCTCTACCGGAAACTCAAGGCCCACTTCACCAGtgcggcgccgccaccgtaCACCGAACGGCCGACTCACGGCAGTGTGACGGCACTGCAGGATACGAGCTCGATCGAGGTTATGCAGCCGGTGTACGCCTGGACGGCCGTTGTCCGAGGAGCAGTCCTGCGAGGATTGGAGGGTAACATGGTGATATCCCGTAAGGCGAGGTACCACTATGGCACTTCGTACGCAACGGTGTACGATGAAGAGAAACACTCGGTCAGCGAGCGATACTGGTCGCCACTATGGGAGCGATGGATGGTGTCGGACCGTATGCAGTGGCACATTGCAAAAGTGAGTTGGTGCTGGCGGGGTTCCCCCGTTCTCAGTCGACTTTTGAGGACAAAAACTGACCGCTCTGTCAATAGGGAGAGGCAATATCACCCTTGTCGCCTATCGCCTTCCACTACACCCGAAATTTCAGGCCCGGGCAGTCATTACTGGTGACGGACGACCTGATCGCGTGCGAAGCGGACGATCCACCGTCGGCGTACACGCGCGACCTCATCCACGTGTGCACATTAACTACCGATCTCAACGCGGTGCCTAGGAGTCTGTTCACGCGGCTGACGACGACACGTGGTGTGGAAttcgacaacctcgacttTACACTCGAGATGATTGTCGACAGCGCGGGCCTGGGTTTCGAGTTGAAGGTGGACGGCGTGCGGTACGGACGCGTCGATGCCGAGTTCCATTGAGAAGCGACCGGGCGTAACCCTCGGAAGACGAACTGGCGGGGTATAATGAACAGGGAGGGAAGACAGCGGAGGAGGTCAACTGCACGGGAGGAGTTTTGGGTGCGGAGACATCGCAGGAGGCACTCGCCCGCTTCTTCACCTAGGCAACTCTCGTCATATATAGTTCGTGAAGAACACACATACTGCATAGGTCGCCAAGCGAAAAGCATATTGAGCCACAAGAGTTGACGCGTCCGTACGCATGAGTGGTGAGGCATGGCTGTTCGAGTCGAGGTTGGCAGACGTACTGATTGGGCTTGGTTCCAGACAAGCCCGTAACTCTAACATGCCTGTTTCTCCTGGGAAACGGTACAAGGTAAGTGAGGCACACATGTTCGCCCGACATACACAGATAGGGTGGAGGGTCTTCAACCGTCGTCCAGGGCGTGCAAATTTCAGGGTCTCACGGGgctgttttctttttttctcgtACAACAACTTGCTCCAACCCGAGACGGCACGAAATACGACTGCAGCGATcccggcgatgccgaggcgTACGTCGCCATACGAGCCTCGGGCTGGGTCGTAAAATTTCGCCTTCCGGGCCAAGTGAGGCTGTGTAAAAAGCAGACAGAAGGTGACATGGAGGTGGTTGGCGAGAGGGGTGCGTGTTTCGGAGGGGGATTCGCCACACCACACACAGCCCTATTTTGGGGAGAGCCCCATTGGCGGGCGTCGAATCCGGGAATGGATGTGGTTGCGTCCGTCATTGGCTCGACTGGTTTAGTGAGGCGACGAGGGAAGGGAGGCAGGGCTGGCTGGTCGGATGGCTGGCCCGACGAGATTTGAGATACACGACGGGATGTGGGAGACATCATGCCTAGACGTCTGCCCTTTCATTTTCCACTTCGGCCTTTTCTCTACATCTCTGTCTCTCTATACATTTAGATGGGTCGGCTGCTCGGCGAGAAGCTTAAAACGACATGTTGATCAAAGTACTGAGTGGAAATATAAGCATGCCATGTAAGGTCTAGTTGCCTAACTCTGTTTGGAGCCCGCTTTCCCGCTGTTGGCGACCTAAGTACGCTGGCGGGGAGTGGGGAGTATTGCTTTCCTTTTCTGTTTGAGGCAGAAGACATGGATCGAAACCAAAAAGAGCAGTCCCTGCAGTGGAAAGGGGGGCCGATGAGGTGAGCGCCTGACACTCTGGCAGTCTGACGGGTCGTAGCTGCCCGAGGGCCTCCGTCCAAGTACATCCATCATTATGAACATACACCTCTGACCCAAACTATCAGACAGACCCATCCTTCAACACCTGTGCAGAGTGAAGCCCTCAGGTTCTGGAAGTAAAacgggagagagaggtgtGTAACAGATCATTCCAAGGAAGAACACCCGAAGAAAGTTAGTCATAAAATCATCAACCTTCAAGCGCCAGACACCGTGGACACACAGGAAGAGGGGATGAAGCCTCACAGAATGTCAACAGGCGTCCGCCTTGTCCGATTGCCTCCCCTCCTATCTGCCGCCTCGGTCGATCTGCCAGGCAACCTAACACCGAAGTGTGCCTCGTCTCTTTGGGTGGCCTCAAGCCTCGCACATGTCCTCGGGCTCCGGGTATACAAGACAGGGATGGCCATTTCAGGTTACAGACCGACCGACGTACGGGTCCCTGCAGTACACTGCCTCCTTCGAGGCGAGCCTGCGCGGATTCCCGACAATATGGGTACTAGTAAACCTTATTAACAGAAGGATAAATCAGACGAACGTTCGTTTGCCGCCGTCCGTGAAAAGCCTGGAAGGCAAATCGGGAAACTTACAGCCCCCGCCCCCCACTGCATGATCGACCATGCCGCTTCTCGGCCCGCTCCGATATCAAAAGGCATTTGTTACCCACTTGTCCAGAATTATCGACTGCACTGCACTCGCAGCATGCAAGGGCAGACAagtcgacgacaacagcgtcaaaaaaaaaaaaaaaaaaaaaactgATTCATCACCTTCAACCCCCCTTCAAGAACGACGCTCCCTAGGCCGTCGTCTACCGCCCCCCGTCACGACGATTGCTGCCTCACGGCTGGCTGGCCTCCAACCCGCTGGGTGCAGAACCCCCGACGTTCGGGGACCCTCACTGGCTCCTCTAGCTAGCTCAAACGCCTGGCGCGATATCTTTCCGACTCTGTATACATGGTCGAGGTAGTGGAAGTCGGGTCGCCTGTGCTCGAAATGATCACCGTCCATGATGTGGCCCGCGATGTGTTCCATGCGTTGGGTGAAGTTCAGCCCAGCGTCGGAACAACGTTGGGTGCTGAAGACAATATCGTCGCAAAACCAGCAAATGCATTCCGTGGGGAACATGCGTTGCAGAtgctcgtcctcggcatGTCTAATCCAGGcaccgacgtcgtcaagtcgaAACTGTTGCTGACAGCCGGTCCAAGGTTGAAATTCGCAATGCAGCATGCGTCTGCTTGGCAGGGCAGCGGTCTGTTGCTGCTGGACACCTCGGTGGAAGGTGCTGAGTGCAGTGTGCGTTGACGGAGGTGGAGTATCAGAGTACGTTTGAGGCATACGATACTCGTCGTACGAGAAGCCGGTGACTGGCGTGTGGGTATAGTACCTCTGGCTGCCACTGCCGGAGCTATGTCCGGATGCTTGCGAAGCAGAAGACGAAGCGGCATAGGAATGGATGCTGGAAGCGTATCGGGGAGCAGAGCCATCGACGTCTCGCTGAGCATACCCGGCCGAAGAATACGAATAGTACGAATACTCGGACCCGGAGTCGTTGAAGGACATGGCGGGCAAGTCGCAGTCGGAACTTCAAAGAAGGTCGATGATCGGGGGACGCAAACCCCTGTCGAAGCAAGCCTGACTAGCCCGAACAAAAGAAGACAGGAGAACGAGGGAAACCTGCCGGCCGTTGCCAGACGGGCTTAGGTCAACGGAAGAGACCCAGCTCGAGATTCCGAAGTCGAGAATCGATGCACAACacaaagaggaagagaacCGATGATTGAATTGTTGGAGTGGGGACGCTCGGGTTGCTCACAAGAGGGGCAACACTGGCCGGTTGGTATTCGCCAGCAGCTCCTGCAGGTCAGTGCCTGCACTTGGACAAAAGAAGAACGATACCGCCCAACAATGACAGGATTGCAAGTGCCGAGGGTGCAGTCCCTGCAAATCGACAAAAAAAATTGAAGCGGTTGGAGAGATCCAAAGGTGGAGGAAAGACAAACTCGCTTTCTCTGCTTGTGTCTTCGAGGATCGGGGACACCTCTCTGTCTTTTAAGGATAATGGCGTCCCCCCCGCCAACTACCCCATGAAGGCTGGCACACCCCATGCAActtgcggccggcggcgcgcgtCCGAGACGGATAGTCACAGCTAACCACACCGACTACAAGCCCGGCAATGAGCTCTTCCAGCCAGTCTGATGTTACCAATCAACCTCCGAAGCAAAGCACAAGCATGTTAGACGATGCTCCGAGCGGTCTGTTGAACTACGATCATCTCCTCGGAAGAAGGAGCTCGGCTCGTTCAGGAACCCTTCCCCGACGTTGTGTTCCGCCGCATGAGATCGACGATCTCGTGAGAAATTGCATCGAGCCGGAGTTCGTGTCCGATCAGCTGCTCCGGTGGCATCTTTGACGCCATAAAGATGCCACAACTCAGAAGCAATAGCTCTTGCTCCCGAAGATCAGTGCTGTGCAGTCTCGGGTCGTATCGACTTTGTTCAGTATTGGACGAGAAGCCCATCTCTTTTTCGCCGACGGCTATCTGTTCACTCTGGACAGATGGCGATAGTCACCCACTATGCGCTGTCCACGTGTATGGCAGCGGCACTAGCATTACGAAGGGAGCAGGGGCCTGCAGGCAAGGGGGCCAGAGTAAGCGGGTGTTCTGCGGCGTGCTGCAGTACCACTGTTGACTTGCTGGGACAAGCTTCGACGGCGACTTCTGTACCCAGGCCGGAGGGCTTGAACTGATTCGCAAAAAAGGGGCAACAAGTCTGTTCTCGCGGCAGTCGACATAGACATCGGTTATCTGAGAGATAAACTATTGCTTGTTCCATACACATTATCTGGATGTTCCCTGTCCGAGGACTGGATTGATGCATCAGTCACGGTACGCAGATCAGACTGCGGTGGTCCTACAGTACGACACGGAAGCAAGGGCGAGAGATATGCAGGACAGCAGATAGGTGTCAGGTGCCAGCGCAGGACCAGTGGGGCTTCCCGTTGACCTGGTACGACTGAGAATCAGCATGGAGAGGTTCAGCAGAGCCTCACCCCCTTCCTATCACCCCCCTTTGACGGATGGGCGGAGGGGATCAGATTGAGCCGAAGGATGATGTGACGGTAgtggggggaaggggaaagaaggaaaagagatCAACCCCGCTCGGAtgggtgggagggggggtggttgCGTGTCTCCTAGGTTCAATCGCAGGGAACCGAGTCTTTCGATTGGCCGGCATGCGGTATCGCCGGGAGTTGTGCCGCTTCTCTACGACGGGGAATCTCTGGTTCGAGACGTGAGCCGTTCATGATAGAACGAGATACGAAGGACCGCTGAGATCCTTTGGCTTAGCCCGTCTTCTCTTGCGTGCGGGAAGGATGGAAGTGGCGGTGGTGTCTGCAGGCGCACCATGTGGACGGGCCGGTGGCGACGGCCGCCGATAGAGGGGAGAGCGAGCAGTGGTAGGTGACGAGGCTGTCATCAATGTGCAGTTCTCACATGTGTTTGGCGTCTAGATATTGGTTATACGTCATGAAGGAAATTGTTTGAGCCACATATGCAGAATGTTCAAAAGACCCAGGTCGCGTCTGCCTACGAGATGAAAGGAGGAAACATGTGCATATatgcgtgtgcgtgtgtgagagtgtgagagagagagagaaagagacagaAAAGGGCTTGATATCATGACATCGGTTTTTATTCGGGACTACATAATACCCTAGCCTTAGCAATGACATTCTGATACTGCATGTGCCCGCcgctctcgtcgccgcgctTGATGACGCCGGGGAAGGTGACGCAGGCGATGTCACGGCGCgccagctcgtcctcgtcctcgccgccaatGTCCTCCATGGTGGCTGGGTCGAAACGGGTGCGCTGGTGGGGCACGATGGCCGGGACGAAGACGCGGAAGACGGCCTTTTGCACGGCGAgctggcgggcgaggtcggcggcggaggtgacgagggcgcggagggcggcgtcgcgggctTCCGTGGCGGGGGGAGCGTCCgagacgagggcgtcgaggacgcggttaacgcgggcgacgacgcggtccgtcgccgccgacgtctcGGCCCGcatcttggcctcggcctcgcggtggaggagggcgagcgtcgtcgagcgccagttgttgatggcctcggGGGAGTCCACTGTCCGAGGTCAGACATCGTGTTTCTCAAGTTTGTCAAAAAGCAAAACATGCAAAGAATGCTTTAttggaagaaaagaaaaagaagaaggaaaaaaaaaatgtTTGAGGAAAACGAACCGTAGCTGGAGAGGGTCCGTTCCACTGCTTTGAGCTGTTCGGCCTGCTCTCTCGGCAAACCAAAAAAGTACGAGTCAAAGATCGTCTCGACGAGCACGCACGAGACGACGGACTGCAGCATGTGGACCTTGGCCGAGggctcgaggtcggcgtaCATGGGCACCAGCCGGTCAAGCTCCTCGCGGATATCTTCGCCCGCAGCAGCGATGTCTGGTTCATTCCACAGTCAGCTCTCTAGAGTTCCGTCACCCTCCACCTAACTGCCTCCCACGTACGGCATGGAACCGTCGAAGTCCGGTTGGTCGGGAAATGGACATACCCAGCTTGGCCTTTCGGAAGTTGACAATGACCCAGTTCTGCAACCCGTTGCTCAGCCGCATCATGCCGTCGCAAAAGACCTCGTCCGACGTCTGCCCGCTGGTGCGCGTGCTCGTGCTGACAAACTCCTTGAGCCCGCGGACCTGGGCCcgcagctcggcggcctcgcggcgGAGGGCGTCGCGGTCGGCGTCGCAGGCCTCAGCCTCCTGGCGGAGCAGGCGCAgatcggcgtcggcgcgtAGGAATTGCTGGTTCAGGTCGCTGTGCTTGGCCTGCCAGAAGACAGCCGTCTCGCTCTCGTTCTGCGAGAGCTTATCGAGCTCGCGCGTGAACTCATGCTCCATGATCTCGAGCTCCCGCTCCAGGTGCGCTATCCGAgcgtccttgtccttgctggtgctgctgttggATATGTTGCCTatggcggcggaggtgcCACCGGAGGCCTCCCTCTGCCTCGAGTCCTTGTCTTTGACATCTTTACTACTGCTGGATGGCACCGAGGCCGGGTCTTCGGGGTTAGGACTCGCGGAGGAGCTCGCGGGGGCGTGGTGGGCGCGGGGAGGCGGGGCGATGATGTTCGCGGCGCTGCCGGTGCGCGGGTTCGACGTGTGGAGGACGTGGGTGCTGGAGCCGCCTTGCGATGACGACTTATTCGAGGAAGAACCGGcgttgttgccgccgccgctaaTGTTGTCCTTACTgccaacaccgccgccgctgctgctgctgttggtgccgccgccggggatgaAGGAGCGGCGCTTCTCCGTCGATGTCGTGGACATGCGACCGAGCTTCTTATCTTTCGTCATGGGGACGGCGGGGGAGGACGAGCGTGGGCCGGCTGTCTTGGTCCTGCATGTTGGGGAGGTAAAAAGATGCGATCGGGCGTGGATGAGGGGGAGAATCTGACGGGCCTACTTTTgccttttctccctccccgttTTCGCTTATGCGGaacttctctctctttcgtgGATTAGGCAGTGAAAGAAGCGGCAGAGGATGGCAGTAGAGATGGGagagtcgtcgtcggctgccTGGCCTTGGCCTGGGAGGAGGCGAAATGGCGAAAAAGGGACGCCTCGAGATGGTTGGTCGGCGCCTTGGGAACTGGAAGTGAAGCCTCCTCGCAAAGAGCCTGGGTCGTCGCAAGTAATACCTCTTGGGTGCTCCAGGGATCTAAGGTTGTCATTGGGGGCCAACAGGggttccctccccctctctgtGTCGTTGGGGGTCCGTAGTTCCCCGCCGGAGCGGTATTTTTAGCGGCCCGGCGCTTGTGGCCGCGCGCTCGGAGCTGAGCCGTGGGGGGGCTGTGCGGTGGTTTTATCGGTTTGCTGCGGACTCATCATCCAGGGAACCCTGTAAGTGGTGCGCGTTCTAACATAGTAGCCCTGCCGCTGGAGACTGATAGAGCTGGTAATCTGCTTGGCTGGATGGTTCATGTTTTCTTCTATTGTCTGTACTGAGTTTGAGGCTTGCGATCGGTCCTTCAATATCTTTCCAGCATCATGTCTGGTTGACTTGGTGTCGCGGTCGCTACCTGGCCAACATGTAAAGGAGACTTCCTGAGACAGGTTCTCGAGTCTTCCAAGAAATGTTCTCAAAACTCTCCTTGATACGGCATCGACTGTTACAGCACGAGCTGCTTCACGTAGCCAAGATCTTGCAATGCAGAGGATCCACTTCCAACAAGCCAGGCGCATCTCTGTCCCTAGGTGCCAGGCAAAATCGGAACCCGTATGAGAAGCCACACGAACCAAGGCTTACCGCTGAGCGCAGAAGTCAATCTCAGCCTCAACTTCGTATTCTTGATCATCCGCATCCTCAATCTTTTTGGCCCCCATACGGCAGATGGCGATCTTCTCCACGGGCATGTCTTCTATCCAAACATAGTCCTCGTATCTTTCGAGTATGTCCGTCGCATCGATAGTCAGCTTCGAGCCCTTCTTGCCACGAGCGCCCTTGACGTAGATGGTGTTGACAACTGTGGCGTGCAGCAGCAGTCCACGGTCGTCCTGGCCCatgacctcggcctcctcgaagaCGGTCCTGATCTTTTCGCAGAACGTTTGAAAAATGCCCTCGGAGTACGCCGGTGGAGCATAAAGAACCGATGCCTTGCTGGGGTCTGCCTTGGGGCCGGACTTCATGCAGTGTAGACCGCGGAGTGTTATGTTCAGCGAGGAGAGCGGCGGGGCGTTGGAGGCATTTGACGCCTGAGCCGGGGCCGCCAACCGAGTGACGGAGGAAAGAGGCTTGATGCTAGCAAGGATATCTCGGGGTTTCAGAGCTTTGAGGACCTCGATAGCCTTACCGACGCCTTCGTTGTTGGGGAAGCTCATGACCCCTAGGGTCAGGTGCAAAGTGCCGAGGGGGCGCACCGCATCCACGGGGATGGCGAAGCTGTCCTGGCTGGTAACGTCCGCCTTGAAGGCGGCCAAGCTCTTGGACAGCTGAGGCCTTGAGGCTGGAGTGACCAGGGGTATGCACAAGAAGtgcgttggcgatggcctggCATGTGGTCGGGGAGGCATGTTGGTTTCTTTAGGGAGAAGCGTAGCTGGCAGAGACTCGTTGAACCGGGATAGGTCGTAGCCAATCGGTTATATATTTTTGGGTCCCGAAACTCGTTCAAGGTCCAAAAGGGTATCGATTTCTGATACCAGCTTTGCGATGAACGAGGATATCTATCAACACATTAGAGTTTGGCTTCTTACGAGGTCCCGCCAACGGAGACAAGGGAGAATCAAGCAACGCGCTCCTCGCGGGCCGGCCCGAGGACTGATGTCGGGAAAAGGTCCGGCCATGTCTCCGTCGATAAACCAAAGTCGCAGAGCAATATGCGATCCATCACAGGAGCAATGTCTACTCTTTTGCGAAGTGGCTGCTGGGCGGGAAACGCGGGCGCTGGGCGTGGAATCTCTGTCCACAGTTTACCCTCACAGCCACAGGGCTTGCGGGCACAGGATTACCCCCAACGTAGGGAAATGTTCAGACGTACTAGATTCGGACTATGGCGTCAATTTGTCGATCTTTGGCCTCGGTTTCGTCACACCTTGCGATGATGTCAGTCGGTCAAGGCGG
Protein-coding regions in this window:
- a CDS encoding Involucrin repeat protein, giving the protein MTKDKKLGRMSTTSTEKRRSFIPGGGTNSSSSGGGVGSKDNISGGGNNAGSSSNKSSSQGGSSTHVLHTSNPRTGSAANIIAPPPRAHHAPASSSASPNPEDPASVPSSSSKDVKDKDSRQREASGGTSAAIGNISNSSTSKDKDARIAHLERELEIMEHEFTRELDKLSQNESETAVFWQAKHSDLNQQFLRADADLRLLRQEAEACDADRDALRREAAELRAQVRGLKEFVSTSTRTSGQTSDEVFCDGMMRLSNGLQNWVIVNFRKAKLDIAAAGEDIREELDRLVPMYADLEPSAKVHMLQSVVSCVLVETIFDSYFFGLPREQAEQLKAVERTLSSYVDSPEAINNWRSTTLALLHREAEAKMRAETSAATDRVVARVNRVLDALVSDAPPATEARDAALRALVTSAADLARQLAVQKAVFRVFVPAIVPHQRTRFDPATMEDIGGEDEDELARRDIACVTFPGVIKRGDESGGHMQYQNVIAKARVLCSPE